Within the Medicago truncatula cultivar Jemalong A17 chromosome 4, MtrunA17r5.0-ANR, whole genome shotgun sequence genome, the region CAAACTAactttcttctactttcaacatttttctacctttaataaaaaaaaaaaaatctatttcacaccaattttaatttctctaaaaaaaacctcCCACCCAGCAAAATGAAAAGCTAGCTTCAccgaaaaaattaattttgaagaatCTTACTTCAATCATATGTAAATTATGCATTAACTTTCCATCTTCccctattaatttttaatatttttataccTTTTTATGGTTCCgtaaagctttttttttttttatgaacatttGACTCAAGATAGCAAAATTATTCATAACAAGAAATTGTACTAtttttcttgcaatttttttatttatggatGAGCTTTTGTTAACAATGAACCACTCGTTCGTTCCagagagaaaaattgagaaGAAAGATCATAGTTGTAATAgttgaaagagagagaagagagatgGTACAATAAGAGAGATTGAGTTGGGAGGATTAGATTCCCCTCTACCATTTAGTGTATGTTTTCCTAAACTAAACTCAATTTTCATCACCGCATAATCAAACTTGCACTCTGTAATTAGATGTTTATTGTTATTCCCTTGAGTGCATCAAGTTAGTCCCCTCTTAGTCCATAACTCTACCTAGAAAATTTCTTGGCTGTTTGGCAATGGTATAAAATGTGGGGTAGTTAGATGCTTCAATCTTTTAGCAAACCGCACTCGCGTTATACATTCTATGCTATTCTGCATTACTGCTGTGCGGATTATGTTCTCAGTTCTTTAATTGTTGCTTAACATTATGGATGAGTGAAGCTACCACAAATAAACAAGATTGTGAATATAATGATAATAACCTCTTCAGTGAAGAGGAGAGGGTTAATGGATCCTCATCtataatttttctttgcatTCAAATTGCATTGacatatatttaaatgtatttgtATGTGAAATTTTGCTTTCTTATTGTGTTGAAGAGCATTGAGCCGAAACTAACATGCAGTAAGTGCAGAAAAAAACGAGCTTTGCAGGTTTAAATTTGCACTTCTGCATATCAAGTGATTCTTTCGCTAATAAGTGCTACATCGTTTTGTTCTTTTTAAGGAAATGCTACATCGATTCCTAAATACATGTTGTAGTTTGATTATATGCATTATTCATATAAagacaaatgttagtatataAGATACTCAATTTGTCTCtttcaatatcaatttttttatgatggataattaaatatattaatgatCGAGATTATGCATTGATATGTGTGAAGtgacatatttatatataaaattaagtttgaatttaaaaacaaaaaaaaaagcgtacgtaattatttttaatgtctTAAATGCTTTTGAACCTACCACTTCAATATTAAATGGTCTATACACCTCTTAACGAAGTTGGTTAAAAATTACTATATAACACTATAAATATTCTATGGTTTAAATGatcaacaattatttttataggATTAACTTGTTATAAACATTTAACTTAAATGATCAGAAGCGGTACTtgaacatatatttaattagattcgtaaaattttcaaaaaccatGTGATTTGCTGATACTATTAtgcaatttgatttttgttattgttaacaaaaaaaaaaatacatgcatattttttcttccaaactAGTAAACACAATATCCTGTACTAAATTACGGACGTGAAacgaaaaatgagaaaaataaaaagaattccGTTGCCGGGACTTGAACCCGGGTCTCTCGGGTGAGAGCCGAGTATCCTGACCAACTAGACTACAACGGATTGATGTTTAAGCGCTAATGTAAAAGATATTTAAAGGACACGTAtaaccatttattttatttgaaaaagcGATTACAAACAATATTTGAGGACTAAGGTCCCTTCTTACAAAATTGCGAGATTAATTGAGAAGATTGTCTTCTCTTCTCAATTTCACAGTTTTGCAGTTCACACCTAACTGCACTGCCACTGAACACACAGGTATACTATTTTTATAGCAAGCTTGTAACCATTTTGTCAaaattgaattatgtgattaaAATGCATGGGATCCTCAAATTCATGACTAGTTTTCAGTGATTAAGTTTCAAGTTTAAGGCATAATTTCACAATCTAGCATGTAGGATGCTTGAAATAGTCCactatatgtatatatgttatgAGTATCTTAAATTAGATGGCCATGATTGGAGTAAGTCAGTATAGTTTGGATCCTGATTCTTTCCATAAATAATACCACGCAGTGATCAATCTCGGTATTGATTTGATATCAGACGGCCAAGATTGGCTGGGAATCTGTTTTGTTTATGTATAGTTCATATCAGGATTTGACAAAATTGTGGACCTTCTTTGcatgaaaaatattgaatttggttCTTATGAGCTATTATTGGAAGGAAATAACCATCGGAAGTTTCAAAGATAGAAACCTCTGATGCagagaaaattttataggatcTTTTGCTTCTTGTTTTATTGGTGTTTAGCTCATGAATTGTTTGGAAGGTTTTCTTTTGTGGATCAAAGAGTTGCTTGTTGACATTTCTTATTGTAGTTTTTTATTGTTCTAATGCTTTGCATGTCTATTTAACGTAAGACCTTAACTTGGATGCATTTTTGTTTTACTTGGAACACcaatttgaattttcttttcccttttttcTCATTGCAATACTAGCCATTTTGATTAATAGTTTAAATTGGTTTATTTGCTATGTTGGACTGTTGGTGATTTTGAAAGTGAAGTTTAGACTTTTCCGCTTGTCTTTTCTCTGACTATGTTGTGCTGGTTCAAATTTTTGTTATCTTTCCTCGTCTTCTAGACTTTTATGCCAGTCATTTTTACATGAGAAATGCTTAATACAACAATAACAACTAAGCCTTATTCCACTAAGTGGGCTCAGCtaaatggatcaaattacgccataatgtcTTCAATGGTTTTATTGAATATCTTGGATGGATGAACAGTTTGAAACAATATCTGTTTAGCCAACTAataatatatttacttttttaggGTTGGTTTCTTCTGCAATGGCTGCTTCATCTTCACTTTTCTCCTGCTCAATGCACATGGAGTTGTTTTCTCCAAAGATATCAAAATGCCCTACAGATTTTGTATGCTGTCGTAGCAAAATCTCCTATATGGTACCTAGTTATTTAAAATCTACATGCTATCCTATTTCTAgatttttatgcacaaacaatttgtcaaaatgtgacaatgtGAAAAAATCCTGGCAAAGAGACGGAATCCATTGCTTTTTAGAGGGGCAGAAATTTCAACTTGATGATGTTATTGAAGCTCAACAGTTTGATACAGATACTCTCAACGCCATTTTTAAAGTTGCGCGAGATATGGAGAATATTGAGAGAAATTCTCCTGAAAGCCAGATTTTAGAGGGTTATCTTATGTCTACCTTATTTTACGAGCCCTCTACTAGAACTAGACTTTCATTTGAGTCTGCTATGAGAAGACTGGGTGGAGAGGTTTTAACAACGGAAAATGCTAGAGAATTTTCGTCCGCGGCTAAAGGAGAGACGCTTGAAGGTTTTTGATTCCCTTAATTTCAAGTTTGATGttgatttctttctttaaaGAATTTCATTGTGGTTTGCTTGCAGATACAATAAGAACAGTTGAGGGTTACTCTGACTTAATTGTGCTTCGACACTTTGAAAGTGGTGCTGCCAGAAGAGCTGCAGCTATTGCTGGCATTCCAATAGTCAATGCGGGGGATGGACCTGGACAACATCCGACCCAGGTAGGTATGCATTCCATGTTGGATTCTACTGCAACCAAAGTTCCCGTGTTTTGGATTATAATATCTTGGAGAAATCATCACTATATTATGTCAAATAGATTGGATAAGATGTAGGTTATTCTGCAAATCAAACTGATTTAGGCTATACATCTCATTGCTAGTCCATTTTTCAAAACTTCTAGATGTATCATGgatgcattttgttttttttttaacacaaaagTATATAGATTCTGGATTTTGAGAAGTCTAAAGGTCACTCAAAAttcaatgaaaattttaaaaacatcaaACATGATGGAGATCAAAATAGAGGTCTATGAAATGCAAATATTAAAAGACAGAACGTGATTTTTTGTTTCTGCAATGCTTGGTCTTTTGCTACCATCCACCACTTTGATAAACTATTAATAATACTAATACCCTCATCCTTGTTTTTGAGCTTGGTCAAATGTTTGTGTTAATCATAAATAATTATGGGATAAAGGGAAAATTTTCATTAGTACAACATTTTGGTTTAATATCCAAAATGTTAGCTTGAACTTGTATCTTTTTCGAACACTATTCAGGCACTTTTGGATGTCTATACAATTGAAAGAGAGATTGGAAAGCTTGATGGTATTAAAGTTGGGCTTGTTGGAGACCTAGCCAACGGAAGGACGGTTCGATCACTGGCCTACTTGCTTGCAAAGTACAAGGAtgtgaaaatttattttgtctCTCCAGATGTGGTAAAAATGAAGGTAATGGTTGAACATTCTTATTTTTACTCATAGTGTATGTTTGAGATTTATGAGTATGCTTGGTGTGAGAAAAGAATTGGTTGTtagaaaattattaatttgagaTTATGTGGCAATCACAATGTATCTTGACAGCTGTAAATATAGATATTGTCTTTTTGAACCTTCCCATTTGTATCGGTAACGCACAACTTTGGTTTGTCACTAATGATATTTACATTTATAGGACGATATAAAAGACTATTTGACATCAAAAGGAGTGGATTGGGAAGAAAGTTCTGATTTAGTGGAAGTGGCCTCCGAGTGTGACGTGGTTTATCAAACTCGTATTCAAAAAGAACGATTTGGAGAAAGACTCGACCTATATGAAAAAGCAAGAGGCAAGTATATTGTGAATCAGAATATTCTGAAGGCGATGCAAAGACATGCCGTGGTTATGCACCCTCTTCCAAGACTTGATGAAGTAAGCATTCTATATCAAACGCTGTGACTTGTGCAGGTCTCTCTAGGAGCATAAGTACCAAGTTTACTCGATTTACAACTTTGGTATTGTTTTGATGCAGATCACTGTGGATGTTGATGCTGATCCAAGGGCTGCTTACTTTAGGCAAGCCAAATATGGTTTATATATTCGGATGGCTATTTTGAAACTCTTGCTTGTTGGGTGGTGAACTTgcaattcatcttcaaaatGTCTGCAAGATGCTGAAACATCAATCGTACCTTCTTATGCTTTTGCTTGTCACATCCTTTAATACTTgtcctttttgtttttcattatacTTTCTAATCTTTAAGAGATTAAAGATGGTAAGCAGACAGTGTAAAGATATCATACACACTCGGCCAATCAATATCTATCATTTTGACacatcatattttattatttttttaaataattcaattgaaaaaatatatcaaaaccACCCATACTCACATCTTCATCTACCCTACTCACAAAGCTCCTCCTCTCACTATTGATTTCATATACCCTACTCCCCTTGATTTCATCTGTAACTGCTTTGTATCATTCATGGCCTCTATCATCTGCATATTCAACCTGCATCCAAAATCTTGATAAACTCCTACACCAATTCCTCTCGGTTCCTTAATTAAGATAACTAAATCTTCATTAAGATCCCCTCTCTCCACCGCAGTCTTCCATAAACGTCGTTATCCTTACCATATTGACTACCTTACGATCAACACCTTGTTCTGCCTCTTAAATTTCATCTTGGTGAAGCTATAGAGCAACCAGCACCGTATGCCCGATCTCAGCGCCATTACCGGGAAGCACACTAATTCTCCAAGACAACCATCAACCATATTCCTAACCTACTTTTAACTATGCAAGGTTGTTGATACCATCTTTGACTGGTCTAATTGGATGGGGTGGAATCGGTTTAGAGGTGTTGCCATCAGGTTTTCATTGGTCATTGCATGGCGCATATGTGATCAATAATGTCAATCGTCTAGAGAAACGTATCGGGGGAAATTTACTTGatttttctgcattttttcAAACTTTGCTCTTGCAAGCGGTTCTCTGTTCTGTCAGAATTTTTAAGTTGTGTTATTGTGTTCTTGATGTTGAGTTCCACTGGTATTGTTTTAGCTGGGAGTGTGTAATCGTGGTTCATCTTTAACTGATAATGTTGAGGTGTTCTGACACATTGGTGTAGTAGATATGGTGCGACAAAGCTATCATTCGAGTGGAGTTCCATTATGCTGTCAAGTCAATATGGAAATGTGTTGATCCTATAGAAGGACTTTGAGTTTAGGAGGGCCTAAGGCTTCTTGATTGTGGGCGAGTCTGGTGGAAAATTTGCATAATTTATAGGAGTGTCTTAATCTATTGGCGTGGAGTTTTTTAGGCTTCCTCTGATGTCTTTATGTTATGGTGGTTTTAGACATTTCATATATTCCAATTATCATATGTACACTTTTCTACTCTTGCATTCATTGATAAAATTACGTCGCCTTTcaaacaaaagtgaaaaataCTGCCTAAGCATGCTTGACTACTTGATTAGTATTCTTTTGtgaacaataaatttgtaaTTTGTCTATGGCCTTGCTCTgcctattttttttgtcttaccCTTCTATTCATTGGAAAATGAGTTCCTGGTAATATGAGTCTAGCCATGAAGTAAGtaaagttttaataaaaacttgcttaaaacaaaattcGAGCTTTGATTCTTCAATTAATTTgtcattaattaaaatttattaaacacTTGAACTCAATCACAAAGTTGCTTAAATAGTAGCATTGGAACCTTAccttactattattattttggagaggCTGTAGACTGTACTTAGTAGCAGAAAAAGTTCTAATGTACATGTCAGTCTGCAAGcttctgaaagaaaaaaaattcaagaccTTTGCAGGTTCCAACGCCTTGCCTTAAGCCcacaaaatattcaaacaaaaaaaacaatcaatccaTGATAAATGgcacatataaaaatagaaataaattaagATTAGATGATTGGAGACAATATTAAGTCCCTTGCCTTAGGTTCTTTTTATTCAACATATAACAGATGCAAATACTTTACTAGTCCTATGTTCTCACATAAGCctctaaaaaacaataaatacgAAATTTGGATTTGAATTCCATTCGATTGAAAAAGCACTCAGTTTTTTATGCCAGTCATTAATCTAAGTTTCAAATTACACAATAACAAAATCAGCTACAACTATAATGATCGTTGATTTGAGATTGAAACATACACGACACAACTACCGCACCAAATCCAAATCTGAAAACTTTGGTTCTTCCCCTTAAGACACTTCATGAATAAAAAATCTCAACTCAGCAATACTTAAACTATAATGGTGTGGTAGAGTCCTAGAGCTTCGCCTATTTCCACGGTGCATAACGGTGTAAACCACGTAGTTTTGGATAACACATAACTTCATTTGTCATCCCGGATACATATTCCTATCCCCACTTTGTTACGGGAGTTTGAGAATGAAGCATCGACGTTACACTTTAAACTTCCTTTAGCCGGTTTCCGCCACCGTTGCTCTGTGATTCCTTGCGTTGTTGTCATGTTGTTTCTGATATTATTATTTGCTGAACAAGTAGCATTTCCAATCTTCTTGCCATTCGCGTACTGTCAATCCTCCAACAAGTGATTCGAACGCTCTAAAATATTGCTGCTTGTTTCTGCTATCTGCTGCCAAATTCTGAGATTCCTACTTTTCCACATACTCCAGATTATAGTAGCTATGCATGCAACCTGATTGTTGTTAGCTTGCTTCATGTGCTGCAACTTTTGCATACTTTTTAGGTCGAAACCCCTCCCTTTGAACAAAGAATCTCCTGACCAATTATCAATCCATCTGTTCTTGATTTAGTAATACGACCCAAGCGAAAGCTAAAACCTTTGTTCCTTGCGTACCTTGTATAGTAATTCTTTGCATCTTCAAATGATGCAAAATCCGTTCCTTCATAAAACTCTGAAGAAGGCTCTACTTGTGATTCACCATTGGAATTGTCCGCATTCGGAGCGATTTCAACTATATTATCGGAACTGATCAAGACAGAATCTGCATGAACATTTGTCATCTCTACACCTGAGATATTGACACAAACAAttcttatatttcaatatgacTGAATTAATAATAAGACAAACAAAGAGTCCTTGTATAATTCAGCATATATTCACTCACCTACCTGTCATGTGTCCAGCCACACCAGCTTCCTACTTGGgggttaagatcctctccataAAAAATTCAGTTTCctacttaaattttaataaatagttagtCCCTCAATATTCACATTTGCAAGTTTAGTCAGCCACACCAGCTTCATCAATGTGTTGGCATCCAACTTGGCATTAgggtttttatttaattatattaaaaaaattggaagcTAAATTAATTAGTCAATACCTAACACACCCTTCTTCCCCACCAAACCCGTTGCCACCATATCACTCTCTTCATTGTTGTTGTGAGCTCAGCAACACACCTACCAGGCTACCACATCTTAccagcattttcttttttaatgttGTACACGTGACCAGAACTAaagttgaaatataaaatattgataGGAAAAAAATTCTgctaaaacatatttttatccGTATAAATATATAATCTTTCGTTTTGAGTCCCTTTGTGCATTTTAGGTCTAACATATTTTAACGGTGACATTTTACATGAAAAAGTCTAAAACTTTCCCACCATGAGCAAGTAACTTTTGACCATAAGATCAAAGGAGGAACACATTCTTATCATAGTCTCTCAACATCATATTTTTTCTTACACCAcccttctctctcttttatgCTCCCACTCAACCACCACCTCCACCAACATTACCATGGTGTTGAGCAAGCTTCGGTTGTTCCACCCTTCTGTTAATTTAACATGTAAATTCAAATTAAAGAAGATTAATAATCACTAGGAGGATCTAACATTTTGCTTTTAAATTTGTATACATGTAATCGATATTTATATTTGACATGCTTTCAAtttcacatttatttatttatttatttttgcagcTCTCAATTTAATTACTTGATAGAAATGTATCTTAGATATTTTTGTGTCTCGTTATTTTTCTGTTTGAGAGGATGATTAATCGAGTGTATACGATTAGTGTTATGaactatttttttcaatttcaatttacaGAATTttgttaaatgattttttttttttttggtttaacccaaaatttcaaaaatcaaactgAACCTGATAGTTTAAAATcgggttttttctagattacatttgaagaatggtgggtaatttactcaccaaccaatgaaaatgagcaatttgttggtggggtcaagatagttcatggataccattaatgtgcttatgtggctaatgtgtattggttgaggtaaattacccaccattcttccatgggtaccctagttgtcaccttaaAATCGTGAATGGACTTATATTTGATTTGGTTATTTATGCAATTCAACTGCATTTTTATTCAGATTAAGACTATAGTTAGTGGTGGTGGGTGAGTGGGAGcataaaagagagagaagggTGGTGTAAGAAAAAATATGATGTTGAGAGATTATGATAAGAATGTGTTCCTCTTTTGATTTTATGGTCAAAAGTTACttgctcatggtgaaaaagtttTAAACTTTCCCATATGAAATGTCACCTATTTTAACAGTTAGGATCAAATTTGCTGAAAGTAAACATTTAAAGACCATTTTTTTAGAAAGACTAAAAAACAAAAGGTCATATATTTACATGGATTAAGAACTTGTTTAACCCTACATATTATACATGCATGCATGATGATATAAAACATGAgagcttttttttctttcctataATATGTTCTAAAAGAACCCACTGTTATTTTCGGATTGCAAAAATATTGAGAGGaacaaaaattattcttttcctctgttagtttttttctcttcttcctcttgttccatcttttccttttcctttttctttttcttttctctgttcCTCTCTATAGAATGGTGCAT harbors:
- the LOC11437903 gene encoding aspartate carbamoyltransferase 3, chloroplastic isoform X2, which gives rise to MAASSSLFSCSMHMELFSPKISKCPTDFVCCRSKISYMVPSYLKSTCYPISRFLCTNNLSKCDNVKKSWQRDGIHCFLEGQKFQLDDVIEAQQFDTDTLNAIFKVARDMENIERNSPESQILEGYLMSTLFYEPSTRTRLSFESAMRRLGGEVLTTENAREFSSAAKGETLEDTIRTVEGYSDLIVLRHFESGAARRAAAIAGIPIVNAGDGPGQHPTQALLDVYTIEREIGKLDGIKVGLVGDLANGRTVRSLAYLLAKYKDVKIYFVSPDVVKMKDDIKDYLTSKGVDWEESSDLVEVASECDVVYQTRIQKERFGERLDLYEKARGKYIVNQNILKAMQRHAVVMHPLPRLDADHCGC
- the LOC11437903 gene encoding aspartate carbamoyltransferase 3, chloroplastic isoform X1; protein product: MAASSSLFSCSMHMELFSPKISKCPTDFVCCRSKISYMVPSYLKSTCYPISRFLCTNNLSKCDNVKKSWQRDGIHCFLEGQKFQLDDVIEAQQFDTDTLNAIFKVARDMENIERNSPESQILEGYLMSTLFYEPSTRTRLSFESAMRRLGGEVLTTENAREFSSAAKGETLEDTIRTVEGYSDLIVLRHFESGAARRAAAIAGIPIVNAGDGPGQHPTQALLDVYTIEREIGKLDGIKVGLVGDLANGRTVRSLAYLLAKYKDVKIYFVSPDVVKMKDDIKDYLTSKGVDWEESSDLVEVASECDVVYQTRIQKERFGERLDLYEKARGKYIVNQNILKAMQRHAVVMHPLPRLDEITVDVDADPRAAYFRQAKYGLYIRMAILKLLLVGW
- the LOC11437903 gene encoding aspartate carbamoyltransferase 2, chloroplastic isoform X3, giving the protein MAASSSLFSCSMHMELFSPKISKCPTDFVCCRSKISYMFDTDTLNAIFKVARDMENIERNSPESQILEGYLMSTLFYEPSTRTRLSFESAMRRLGGEVLTTENAREFSSAAKGETLEDTIRTVEGYSDLIVLRHFESGAARRAAAIAGIPIVNAGDGPGQHPTQALLDVYTIEREIGKLDGIKVGLVGDLANGRTVRSLAYLLAKYKDVKIYFVSPDVVKMKDDIKDYLTSKGVDWEESSDLVEVASECDVVYQTRIQKERFGERLDLYEKARGKYIVNQNILKAMQRHAVVMHPLPRLDEITVDVDADPRAAYFRQAKYGLYIRMAILKLLLVGW